A genomic region of Cyprinus carpio isolate SPL01 chromosome B13, ASM1834038v1, whole genome shotgun sequence contains the following coding sequences:
- the LOC109054996 gene encoding neurofilament light polypeptide-like, with protein sequence MSFDPFISSSLSRRWGDSPSRRTTYRLSRGPLSSSRWPTRLEPLRRWEQSDLSQTSIVNAELLELRAQEREQLVGLNNRFASYIEKVRHLEQQNRVLLLQLEGLRRRQNQPSRGQQLYLQEVRGLREQLHQETQNKARMEAQREKLREVHAQLHERWEEEARWRGQAEAEVQRLREEAGQIALCSCDAEASGVSLAQELAFLKQVFAEEQEGLRVQLQVASLSVKLDTSRPDLSAALREIRAQYESLAGRNMQTAEAWFRGKVASVVELTDKQEEAVRLVREETAEYRRLLQSRSAEVEALRNVIDSLNAQLGELEETQNTEVTKYQGRISDLERDIADAKEEMSRYLREYQDLLNVKMALDVEIAAYRKLLEGEEIRFTYSTLPALA encoded by the exons aTGAGCTTTGACCCTTTCATCTCCTCCTCCCTCTCCCGGCGATGGGGAGATTCCCCCTCCAGGAGAACCACCTACCGGCTCTCCCGGGGGCCCCTGTCGTCCTCCAGGTGGCCGACGCGTTTGGAGCCGCTGCGGCGCTGGGAGCAGAGCGACCTGAGTCAGACGAGCATAGTGAACGCAGAGCTGCTGGAGCTGCGGGCACAAGAACGAGAGCAGCTGGTGGGTTTGAACAACCGCTTCGCATCCTACATCGAGAAGGTTCGACACCTTGAGCAACAAAACCGGGTGCTGCTCCTACAGCTGGAGGGCCTGAGGCGCAGGCAGAATCAGCCGTCTCGTGGGCAGCAGCTCTACCTCCAGGAGGTACGGGGCCTCAGGGAGCAGCTGCACCAAGAGACCCAGAATAAGGCACGCATGGAGGCGCAGAGGGAGAAATTGCGGGAGGTGCATGCACAGCTGCACGAGCGCTGGGAGGAAGAAGCGCGGTGGCGTGGCCAGGCAGAGGCAGAGGTGCAGAGGTTGCGGGAGGAGGCGGGTCAGATCGCTCTGTGCAGCTGTGATGCCGAGGCCAGCGGGGTCTCCCTTGCGCAGGAGTTGGCCTTCTTGAAGCAAGTGTTTGCAGAGGAGCAGGAGGGGTTGAGGGTCCAGCTACAGGTTGCCAGCCTCAGCGTGAAGCTGGACACAAGTAGACCGGACCTGTCGGCCGCTCTGAGAGAGATCCGAGCGCAGTATGAGAGCCTGGCTGGACGCAACATGCAGACCGCCGAAGCCTGGTTCCGGGGGAAGGTGGCGAGCGTAGTGGAGCTGACAGATAAGCAGGAGGAGGCTGTGCGCTTGGTACGTGAGGAGACCGCTGAGTATCGACGGCTGCTGCAGTCCCGTTCGGCTGAGGTCGAGGCACTGAGGAATGTCATCGATTCTCTGAATGCACAACTAGGGGAGCTGGAGGAGACGCAGAACACTGAGGTCACCAAGTACCAG GGGAGGATAAGTGACCTAGAGAGGGACATTGCGGATGCGAAAGAGGAAATGTCACGCTATTTGCGGGAGTATCAAGATCTGCTTAACGTGAAAATGGCTTTGGATGTTGAGATTGCAGCTTACAG GAAACTCCTGGAGGGAGAAGAAATTCGATTTACGTATTCCACCCTACCAGCCCTAGCCTAA